The stretch of DNA TCAAAAACGCGCCGGTGTAGCCCTCGCGCCCCGAAACCTCGTCCAGTTTTCCGGCCGTGCTGCCCGGCAGCATGATCTCGTATACCCCGAACAGGTTCAGCCCGAAGAGCGTCAGGATTGCAATGAGACTGAGCACTACGAGTGGACTCTGCAACGGGATCTGCCCGAGCGACGTGACCCACGCGAAAATCCAGAACCACACCATGATGCCGGCGCAGAACGCCAGTCCGAGCAGCAAGATTCGGAGGCGGTCATCGCCCGCCTGCTTGACGAAACTCAGAATCTTCAGAGAGATCACCGGGAAAACGCACGGCATGACGTTCAGGATGAACCCGCCGACAAACGCCGCGATGACGTACCACCACAACCCGCGCTCGGGCTGATCGTCGACAATAATGAAGGAACCGGCCCCATCGGCCGGGGGCGCCACGGGTGCGCCGGCATCCGCGCTTGTCGTGATGCGCGGATACAGCGAACCGAGTGGGCGCGTGGCGGTCGGGTTCGAGGTTTCAACCGTCAGCGTGACGAGGCCCTCGGCCGTCTCGGGTGGAAAACACATCCCTGCTTCCGAGCACGCCTGGTACGTCACAAGGACGCGCAACGGCACTTCGCCCGAAGGATGCGCGCGGTCGATGATCCGCACCGGGACGCGCACACGGACTGTCCCACTCTGAGTCCGCACTCGGCCGAAAAACTCGTTCTCCTTAACCTTCGGATCCGGCCACTGCTGATCACCCAGCTTGAGCCCTTCCGGCTCCTCCACATAGACGCGTGAGGCGATAAGCACATCATTTCCGGGATCGCGGTCCTGAATGTAATGGCCGCGCTGCACCTGGATCGTGACGACGATCTCGCCCTCGTCGCTGGGGGTGATCTGGGCGGGTGTAACCTCGACCTGGCTGCCGCGGAGATACGGAGCTTCGGCCAGTGGCTTGGGCAGATTTTCGTGGGCTGCTTCAAAAAGCTTCTGGTTCGCGGGCGGATTCGGACCGGGTGCGACGGGGATCGTCAGCGAAGCCATCGCTTGAACGGGAACGCAGAGCTCCTTACAGATCTGCGCGTCGATGATCGCGCGGATGGTCAGTGGACCGGCCGGGACATGGTCTGCGACGCGCAGCGTGGTGAGAACAACCGGTTGGCCTTCGAAACCGAGGTAGCCGAACCCCCCCATCTCGCCGTAGTAGGGCGCCGGGTACTGCAACGGACCGAAGGTTACGCCTGCGGGCACCTCGAAGCGTATGCTAAGGGGACCTCCGGCCGACAGCAGGATCGGGTGGTATGCGTGCCACCCCTTTTCGATGTCGAATTGGAGGGCGAGCGGGACCGTGCCCCCGGGGGCCACGCTTTCGGCCGCGGCGTGCAGTGTTGCGGTGAACTTGGGTGGAGGTGGGGCCTGGGCGGTTGCGATCGCAGAGAGAAGTAGTACGAACGGCAACAGGGCGAGTTTTCGCATCCGGTGGTTCCCTGCCTGGGGTCTGTGCTGGGTCCGTGGAGCGTCTGTGGTCCTTGGCTTGGACCATGCGTATCGGATTATAACCGCGACGCGCCGTGTCTATTCCAGGCGACTTCCAGGCAGTTCCCCGGGGTGCTGGTCGCAGCCATATAATGACGGATCGTTTGTCCAGAGTTGTCAGAGGAATCGCGCGCCCATGCCTGCCCAGCACGATCGCCGCCTCCCGCATACGTTACGCAAGCTCTGGGCGGATCTGCCGGTTGTGGCCACGTGCGAGGTTCTCGTGGTGGGTGGCGGGCCGGCCGGGGTGGCGGCGGCGTGCGCCGCGGCGCGCGAGGGGGCTCGCACGCTGCTGGTTGAGCAGCACGGCTGCCTGGGCGGCATGGGTACGGTGGGTCTTGTACCAGCGTTCTGTCCTTTCACGGACCGCTGCCGACCGATCATTGGCGGGATCGGCTTCGCCGTGCTCGAAGAGATGAAGGCGGGGATGCCGCACCTGGCGCCTGATAACTACGACTGGGTACCGATCGATGCGGAGGGTCTGAAGTACATCTACGAGCAGCGCGTGCTTGCGGCCGGAGTGGAGCTGCTCTACCTAACGCATTTTGTGGATACACTGCCAACGGTGGGCGGATTCGTGCCGGGCGCGGTGGTGCATAACAAGGGGGGCCTGCGGCGGTTGGCGGCGCAGGTTGTGGTGGACTGCACGGGCGACGCGGACGTCGCGGTCGCTTCCGGTGCGCCTTTTCAGAAGGGCGACCCAGTGACGGGGGAGTTGCAGCCCTGCACGATGTGCTTCGTGCTTGCAGGGGTTGACCAGGCGCGCTTGCAGCCCTGGCTGTGGGCCGACAACGCGAAGAACCTGCTGCTGAAACCGGCGATCGCTGCGGCGAAGGCCGCCGGCGACCTCGACATCCTGGAAGATGCGGCCAATGTCGCGTTCCAGTCACCGTCCACCATCGGGCTGAATTTCAGCCATGTGTTTGATGTGGATGCCACCGACCCGGTGCAGCTCACGCGGGCCCACGTCGAGGGGCGCAAACTGATACGGCACCTGACCGCGTTCGTTCGCAAATACCTGCCGGGTTGTGAAGGGGCCTACCTCGTAACCAGCGGGGTGCAGATCGGTGTCCGTGAGACGCGCCGCATCGTGGGGGATTACGTGCTGACATTGGACGATTACCTGGCGCGGCGCTCGTTCGCCGACGAGATTGCCCGCAATGCCTACTACATCGACATTCACCTGTCGAAGCGCGAATGGGAGCGCACGCTCGGTCAGGAAGTTGACTGGGGCGAGAAGATTCACCAGTACGCCCCGGGTGAATCGCATGGGATTCCCTTTCGCTGCCTGATCCCACAGACGCTCCGCAATGTGCTGGTTGCCGGCCGCTGCATCAGCACGGATCGCCCGGTCCAGGGCTCCACCCGGGTGATGCCGAACTGCCTCGCCATGGGGGAGGCCGCGGGTTGCGCGGCCGCTGTGGCCGTGCACCGGCACGCCGGGGAGGTGCGTGCCGTGGATGTGGCCGCGTTGCGTGTACGGCTGCGCACGCACGGGGCTTATCTCCCCGAGGTGGAGTAGCGGCGGTTGGTCCCCGTGGGGCAGCTTGGACGCGTGTGCTCAGGGCAAAGCTGCGTCGATCCGGCTTGAGCGTGTTGTGCGGAGTTCCGCGGGGATGTCGTCTTGTTCGGCGACCCGGCGCTGCGCAAGATACTCCGCGCCGACGATCTTCCACTGCCGCCCGCGCAGCGCCACGGTATAGCGCGCTTCGTACTCGTTGGTGCGCAGGTGGACGTGCCCCCAGTGGTAGACGGCGCCGTGTACCTGCCACCGGCAGCGGACGCGAAATGCCGGGATGCGCTCATTCGGCAGCAGTCCGCCACCTTCGAAGGCCGTCTCGAGCAAGTCAATCGACTCGACGCGTGCGACGGCGCCACCGTGCTCACGCAGGATCAAACTCTGGTAAATCTCGTTGAAAACGGCCTCGAGCAGGCCCCCGTCGACGCTCTGTGCCAGCACGTCGTAGACGTCGCTTTCATCGCGGTACTCGAACGCACGGTACACGTTCTCCTGCAGTGCCTGAAAAATCGCGCGAGCAGCGCTTTCGTCGGGCAGCGCCGAGCTTTCAAGCCACGGGGCCGGCACCTGCGCGACCAGCGTGTTCCGACCGGCCACAGCCACGAACAGCGGCACAATGGTCAGCAGCACCGCCGGTCCGAACCACCGCCGCCGCGCCGGCCGCAGGCCGAGGTATCCCAGGAGCCCCACCCACCCCGCCAGCAGTGCCACCGACAGCAGTGGTACCCCGACCGCAGGCGCCGGTGGCAGTTCTGCGATTACGGCGGCATCTGTCAGAGCCGGGCCGCCTTCAAGGAAATGCCAGATGAGTTCGGGTTCATCCGGTGTGAAGATGTGGACCTTGTCCTCGCGGTACGCCAGCAGTCTAGCCACCACACCCGGCCGTGTGCCCAGCCGCGCGGCCGCCGCGGCATCGGCATAGAGCCGCCAGACCATGCTGATGCGCTGGGGTTTACGGCCCGTTGGATAATGCACGTCCAGGCGGAGATCGGCCGGCAAGACCTGATCCCGGGCGAACGGCAGGGGCGTGGGTTCAAGGAACTCGAAGTGCTTGAGGACCGGTGGGACAATTTCCTCCTCGATGCGTACCGGACATTGGTCGGCCAGAATCCGCAGCAGGGCGGCCTGGATTGCAGCGGTAACTTCAGGCGCGGCGCTGCCGTCCCCGCGCAGGTCGATCGGCGGTGGGGCTGCCCCGTGGTCCCCCAGGAGCCGCGCCAGCAGATCCGCAGAAATGATCAGGTTGTACCGCACGGCCTCATCGTCCACAGTCACGCGCAGGTCGAGTGTCTGCCCGGGGTGGGCGCCGGCGACCGCAGTACCCAGACCGAGCAGCAGAGCCCAGCCGACAAGGGGGCCCGGATGAACGACGGGCCGGCGGCAGGTGTGGTGAACTGTGGGTCGCATGGGGCTTCCGGGTGCGGTTGCACCGCTGTCGGGCTAGAGGTTCCCGCGGCGGGCCTGTTCGCGTTCAAGCGAGATGAACAGTGCCTTGAAGTTGCCGACGCCGAAGCCGCGGCTGCCGTGTCGTTCGATGACTTCGAAGAAGAGCGTCGGGCGGTCCTGGACCGGTTGCGTGAAGATCTGGAGCAGGTAACCGTCATCATCGCGGTCGACCAGAATGCCGAGTTCACGCAACTCATCGAAGTCCTCGGCGATGGGACCGACGCGCGCGGCGAGATCCTCATAGTAGGTGTCGGGTACGCGCAGGAAGTCGATCTCGCGGCGCCGCAGCTCGCGCACGGTGGCGCAGATGTCCCCGGTCGCCATGGCAATGTGCTGTACACCGGGGCCGCGATACCACTCCAGGTACTCGTCGATCTGTGACTTGCGGCGGCCTTCCGCCGGCTCGTTGATGGGCAGCTTGATCTTGCGGCCATCCTCCATGACCTTGCTCATCAGCGCGCTGTACTCGGTGCTGATGTCGCGGTCGGTGAACTCGGCGAGCTGAGAAAAGCCCAGCACCTGCTCGAACCAGCGCACCCAGTAGTTCATTTCACCCAGGTGTACGTTGGTGACAATGTGATCGATCGCCACGAGCCCAGCGGCCGGCGACCCATGCGCCTCGAGCCGGTGGTAGCCGGGCAGGAAAATGCCGCGGTAGTGGCGCCGCTCCACCATCTTGATGAGTGTGTCACCGGCGTAGCGCACCACTCCGGTCTTGGCGGTACCGTGCTCATCTTCACAGGTTTCACACGGCTGAACGACCGTCGCGCCGCGGGCGCGCATTTCCCGCATGGCCGCTTCGCAATCCATGGTCTCCAGGGCGACCACTTTGACACCGTCGCCGTGCAGGGCCGCATGGCGGGCAATTTCGTGATCCGGTCCCAGCGCGCAGGTGAGTACGAGCCGCACTTGGCCCTGCTGCATGACGTAGCTCGCACGATCGCGGCACCCGGTCTCGAGGCCCTGCTTGGCGACCGGTTTGAAGCCGAAGGTCTTGTCGTAGAAGTGCGCCGCCTGGCGGGCATTGCCGACGTACAACTCGATGTGATCGAACCCGCGCAATGCCAGAAAGTCGGGAGTAGCCATGTCTCAGCCCGGTCTTCCTCGAACCGTGGAGCGCTGGGCCATCCGCCACCACGACGGAGATGGGTTGCAACGATGCGACGGCCCGACACGCGGCGACACGGAGGAAGCGTGCCGCCACCCGCGGATTATACCGCGACAGGATGAGCGCAATGGCGGCTTTCCGACAACAGGTCGGGAGGGCAGACCACAAATCGAGGGGAATACCCCCTATTTGTTCAAGTCTGTGGAAGAGGCAGTCGAAGCCCTAAGGTATCGGAGGAGCGCGGACCACGCGATGGCACCGTCTCCCACAGCGACCTGCGGGCGGGTCCCTGAAGCGTGGTATGAGCGCTATACGAACCACTGGCCGTGCCTCCGCGGCCACGGGAGACCGCTCGGCATGTTCAAACACATGAAACTCGGGACGCGGATTGGTGCCGGCTTCGGGGCCCTCGTGGTGATCGCGATTGGGCTGGGAGGGCTGGCTGTCGTGAGCATGCGCGGCGTGCAGAGTGAGGCGCATACGCTGGCGGTGGAGTTCGTCCCGGCGGTGGCCGTGGCGAACGACGTCGAGCGCCACGCGCTGTTGACCATGTATGCGATCCGTGGCTACGGCTACACAGGTGAGCAGCAGCACCTCGAAACCGGGCGGAAGGAACTGCAACTCGTTGAGGAGTACCTGGCGGCAGCGGCAGAGCTGGCGGGGCGCTCGGCACACCTGGATGACCTGCGCACGGCCACGCCGCAGGCGGCGGCGGCCGTGAAGCGCTATGCGGCGCTGGTGGACCGTACGGTGCAGGCCCAGGCGGGGATCGAGGCAAGCCGCAAGGTGCTCGGAGAAGCGGCTGCACGCTACATGAAGGAATCAGAAGCATTCCTGCACAGTCAGACGGAGGCCTTCGGGCAGGACTTGAAGAACAATGCGACGCCTGAGCAGTTGCAGGAGCGCCTGAACAAGATCACCTGGGCCAATGATGTCATTGACCTTGGCAATGCCACGCGCATCGCGAACTACCAGTCCCAGGCGTTGCGCGATCCGGCGATTGCGCGGGCTGCAGATCAGAACTTCCCCAATATTGAGCAGAAGCTCAAGGACCTCACGGCGATCACCCGACAGGACGCCGATTTACGGGCGATTGAGGCCGTGCGCACCGCGGCCAATGCCTACCGCCAGGCCCTGGCAGAGCTGACCAGCAACTTCGTCGCGCTGGAAGAGCTTGCCGCCGAGCGTGGCACCCTCGGGTTGCAGGTTACGGCGGCGGCCGAGGAAGTGGCAGGTGCCTGTATCGCGGCCACTACGGTTTCCGCGGATGGAACTACGGCGGTGCTGGGCCGCTCCGTGTGGACCCTCATCATCGGGCTGACTGCCGCGACCATGGTAGGTGTGGTGCTGGCCCTGGTCATTACGCGCGGCATCACCAAGCCCGTGAACCAGATCATCTCGCGGCTGACCGAGGGCGCCCGCCAGGTCACCGAGGCCTCTGGGCAGGTCTCGTCCACGTCGCAGCAACTGGCCTCCGGCGCGAGCCAGCAGGCGTCCTCGCTGGAGGAGACCTCCAGCGCACTCGAGGAAATGGCCGCCATGACCCGCACCAACGCGGAGAATGCGCGCCAGGCCAGCGAGTTGAGCGACCAGGCCCGGACGGCCGCCCAGAACGGCGACCGCACCATGTCGAAGCTCAACGACGCGATGGGGGCCATCAACGAGTCGTCGAACCAGATCAGTCGGATCATCAAGGTGATCCAGGAAATCGCGTTTCAGACCAACCTGCTGGCGCTGAACGCGGCGGTTGAAGCCGCCCGGGCCGGCGAACATGGCAAGGGCTTCGCGGTCGTGGCCGAGGAAGTCCGCAACCTTGCACAACGAGCCGGCGAAGCTGCGAAGGAAACGACCGCCCAGATCGAGTCGTCGGTGGAACGAGCCCGGGAGGGCACGACGGTCGCCGGCGAGGTCGGCCACGTTCTGAGCCAGATCGTCAATGACGTCGCGCGGGTTACGGACCTGATCGGTGGCATTGCCCGCGCCAGCCAGGAGCAGGCCCAGGGCGTCGAGCAGGTCAATACGGCCGTGGGCCAGATGGACCAGGTGACGCAATCCAATGCGGCCGGCGCCGAAGAATCCGCCTCGGCCGCCGAGGAGCTGTCAGCCCAGGCCATTGCGGTGAACACGGTGGTCGAGGAGTTGGCCGCGCTCGTGCATGGCCAGCGGAGTCAGGATCGCGCGGCGTTCACACCGCGTCCGGCGGCGCACGCGGCACCGCGGAACTACGGCACGAAGCCGCAAGGGAGAGCCCAGAGCTCGAAGGCGGTGGCGCAAAACTCCCCGGCCGGCGGAGACCTCGCGCAGTTCTAGTTTGAACCAACCGTTCCGTGCGGGGCCGGTGTGCCGTTGGTGCGCCGGCCTCGCTTTTGATTGCACACCGCGCTGGGGGCTACGCCCTACAACACGTCGCGGTACTCGTCCAGCACCTGCGGATTCGCGAGTGCGTCGCGGTTCGGCACAGACTGACCGTGCAGGATTTGACGGACGGCCAGCTCCACCTTCTTGCCACTGATCGTGTAGGGGATGGCTGTGACCTGCCGAATGTGCCGTGGGACGTGCCTCTTAGTCGCGCCGTGGGCGATGGCTGTGCGGATGCGGTCCGTCAGTTCTTTGTCGAGTGTGATTGCGGCGCGCAGCACAACGAACAGGCAGATCTCCACGTCGCCATCGGGTGTATCGCGCCCGACCACGAGACTGTCCGTCACCTCGGGGATGTTCTCCACGACGCGATAGATCTCGGCCGTACCGATCCGCACGCCGCCGGGGTTGAGGGTGGCATCGGAGCGGCCGTACACGATCACACCGCCGCGCGAGGTAATTTCGATGAAGTCGCCGTGGTGCCAGACGCAGCGCTCCGGATAGTGCTCGAAGTACGCGTCCCGGTAGCGCGCCCCACCGGGGTCGTTCCAGAACCCGACCGGCTGCGACGGGAACGGTGTGCAGCAAACCAGCTCGCCCTTCTGGCCGACAACCGGCGCGCCGTTTTCGTCCCAGGCCTGTACGTCCATGCCGAGCCCGCGGCATTGGATCTCACCGGCGTACACCGGCAGCAGCGGATTGCCGAGCATGAAGCAGGAGATGATGTCCGTACCTCCGGAAATCGACGCGAGCTGCAGGTCGCGCTTCACGTGATCGTAAACCCAGCGAAACTGGTCCGGGCTCAGCGGCGATCCGGTCGAGCAGAGGCACCGCAGGGCGGTCAGGTCATGTTCGCGTCCGGGCGCGGCACCGGCCTGCTCGCAGGCAGCGAGGAACTTGGGGCTGGTGCCGAAGACGGTGACGTGTTCGCGTGCGGCGAGGCGCCAGAGGCGCTGCACATCCGGGAAGGCGGGGTTGCCGTCGTAGAGCACGACCGCGGCCCCGACCCCCAGACTGCTGACGAGCCAGTTCCACATCATCCAACCGCAGGTGGTGAAGTAGAAAATGCGCTCGCCGGCGCGCAGGTCACAATGCAGCATGAGCTCCTTGAGGTGCTGGAGCAGCGTGCCGCCGTGGCCGTGGACGATGCACTTCGGTATGCCGGTCGTACCCGATGAGTACATGATGAAGAGCGGATGGTCGAACGGCACTTCTTCAAAGTGCAGCGGAGTGTCGGCATCGGCTGTATCGAGGAAGTTCCTCCAGGTCCGCGCGTTCAGCTTGCCGAGGTTCGGCGGGCCGCCATCACCTTGACGCGGGATGACAACGACCTGCGGCGCTTCCCGCAGGCGGGGAAGGATTTCAACCACGCGCTCCCAGACGTCAAAGATCCGGCCCCCGTACGAATAGGAGTCGGTCGCGAAGAGTAACTTCGGCGCGATCTGCCCGAAGCGATCGAGCACCCCCTGGACGCCGAAGTCGGGGGAACAACTCGACCAGATGGCGCCACAGCTTGCGGTTGCGAGCATCGCGATCACGGTTTCACCGACGTTCGGCAGGTAGCCGGCGATGCGGTCCCCGCGCCGCACGCCCGCTGCCTGCAACGCGGCCGTACAGCGTGCCACGGCCTGCCGCAGTTCACGGTGGGTCCAGGTCGTGGTGCGGCCGTCCTCGGTCTCGCTGATGATGGCAAGGTCGTCGTTGTCCGTGCGGAGCATGTACCGCGCGTAATTGAGGGTCAGACCGGGAAACCAGCGTGTGTCGAGCAGGCCCGCCCCTTCGCAGGGCGCAGCGGCGGGTGTACTGGGGGTAACTCCGGCCCAGGCAAGCCATTCCGCCCAGAAGGTGGGGTACTTCTCGAGCGCCCACGTGCGCAGCGCTTCCCAGGTGGGCTCGAGCGCGTGCCGCCCAGCCATGGCCTGCAGGAAGGCATGCATCTGGCTGGCGCGGGCGCGCTCGGGTGCGGGGGTCCACAGCGGGGTGACGGACATGCGTCGCCTCCTGAGAAGAGGGGTTCGGCTGCGCGCATTCTGGATGCGGCTCGGTCACGGGTCAACGAGGTGGCGGGTTCCGTCTGAGTGGTCAATGTGCCGATAGAACATGTGGTAACATGGCCGGAACGCGAGTCACACCGCCGCCTGCCGATGCGGCTGCGCCCCCGGGCGCTGCCGCGGCGCAGTTTCTGCGCTGCTATCTGCGGAACCTGCGGGCCCTGTACGCGCGCGACGCCGAGCTGGCGGGTGCGCTTGAGGAGCTCCCCGGCGGCGCCTTGCCCCCGTTGGAGCTGACGCGCGAGGGGAGCTGGACGACGTTGTTAACAGCGGACGACGGCCGGCCGGTCTATGCGCACAGCCGCTACCAGCCGCAGGCCGAGGCGCGGGCCCTGATCGAGGCCCGACTGGCGCGCGGCCGTACTCCCGAGGTCCCCCCCGAAGCCACAAGGAACGTAAGCCCGGCACACGCCGTCGATCCCGATGAGCTGGAGGGACAGTGCTTCGTTTTCGCCGGGGTGGGTCTGGGCTACGCCCTGGCAGAGATCGAAGCACGCTTCCATCGGCCGTATGCGATCGTCATCGAGGACAATCTTGCGCTACTCAAGGCGGCGCTGTTCGTGACGGATGTCTCGCCGGCGCTGGAGGACGGCCGGCTGACATTTCTGACGCGCGCCGATAAGGGCCTGGTGCATGAACGACTGGGGCCGCTGGTGACCTTGCTGCTGCTGGGGACGTGTTTTGTCACACCGCCCTATGCGCGGCGCTGCGGGGTGGCCTTTCAGACGAAGATGTCCGGACTGCTGCGTGATTTCGTGTCGTATGCGCGGCTGCAGCTCGTGTCGGCCGTGCGCAACGCCCGGGCCTCGTGTGAGAATGCGGCGCTGAACCTGCCGACTTATCTGCGTCATCCCGGTGTGGAGGTCCTTGCCGGGCGGGCGCAGGGCTATCCCGCGATTCTCGTAGCCGCCGGGCCGTCGTTAGCCCGGGTTCTCGACCAGTTGCCTGCCCTGCGTGAACGGGCCGTCATCATCGCCGCGCAGACGGTGCTGCGCACACTGCTGGAGCGCGGGGTGCAGCCGCACTTCGTCACGAGTCTCGACTACCACGAAATTTCGGCGCAGTTCTTCCGCGACCTCGGTTCCACCGGCGACACGGCCCTGGTGGCCGAATCGAAAGTGACGTGGCGCGTACCGGATGCCTGGCCGGGGCGCGTGCACATGCTCTATTCGGACTTCCTTGCGGACGTGCTGCGCGAGGCCGCGCCACCGCGTGCAGCGCTGAAGGCCGGCAGCACAGTAGCACACCTCTCGTTCTATCTGGCCGAACATCTCGGTTGTGATCCGATCATCCTTGTTGGACAGGACCTGTCTTTCAGCGACGGGCTCTACTATCCGCCGGGCATGCAGATCGAGCGCATCTGGCAACCCGAACTGGGCCGCTTCACCACGGTGGAGATGAAGCAATGGGAGCGCATTGTGCGCTTCCGTGGCGGCCTGCATACGGTCGAAGACATCCACGGGCGGCAGGTCTACACCGACGACCAGCTCTTCACTTACGCCGAACAGTTTCAGTCGGACTTCGCCGTGACCCGGGCGCGTGTCATCCATGCGTGTGAAGGGGGGATGCGCCTGCAACATACGGAGGTCATGTCGCTGCGGGACGCTGTGGAGCAGTTCTGTGAGCGGCCGTTGCCGGCGGAGTGGCTGCCAAGCGTGACCCCACAGCAGGAGTACGATGGGCGGGGGGCGGTGGCCGCGCTCGAGCAGCGCATCGCAGAGCTGCGTGAAATGCACCAGGTAGCGGTGGAAACACAGGGGCTGCTAGCACGGCTGGTGGACCTCGTGGACCGTCCGGCGGAGTTCAACCGTCTGGTCGTGGAGGTGGAGCGACGGCGGGCGCGCATGCAGCGTTACGATCGGACCTATAGTCTCGTGGGGCGGGCGGCTCAACTGGCGGAGTTGCGTCGCATCCAGGCCGATCGCGCGATTCGCGACGAGCTGGCCGAAACATCTCAAACCGCACGGCGGCGCCTGCGGCGCGACCGCGAGCATGTCGCTGCGGTGCAGGAGGGCTGTGCGTACCTGCTCGAGCTGTTGCCGAAGGCGCTCGCCCGTTTGCAGGAGCGGCGCGGATGAAAGTCATCGCCGCGGTGTTTGCAGATTTTGAAACGGCGCCGGCCGGCGGACCGTCCCAACTCGCGACAACTCTTGGCGGTGTGGACACTCTCACTCGTACACTGCGGCGCGTGGCACAGGTGCAGGAAGTTGCGGCGCGGCTGTTGTGCGTTCGTCCGCGCGATGCGGAGCGCGCTGCCGCAGTGTTGGCCGCCAGTGGCGTGGCCGATCGTGTGGAGCTGTTCCCGGAGGACACCGCGCCGCGTCCCCGTAGGAAATTGCTCACGGCGGCGCGCAAGTGGGGGCTGGAGGCGTGGCGCGGGGGGGTGCTCGGCACCTCGTGGTTCGATGAATTTGTGGATGCACAGGCGGTTGCCCAGGTTCTTCACAAAACTCAGGCGACCGCCGCGCTCTGCCTGGACGGCCATATGCCGTTCTGTGACCCGGCCGTCGCCACGGGCATGATCCGGCACGCCCTGCGGAATCCTGATCAGGGCAAGGTCATCTTTACCCAGGCGCCGCCGGGGCTCGCGGGGCTGCTGCTGCGCGTGGACCTGCTCCAGGAACTGCTTGAGAACGATCTGCCGGTCGGACTCCTGCTCGCCTATCGCCCGGAGATGCCGACGCTCGATCCGATCATTCATACTTCCTGCTATCAACTGGATCCGGTCATCGCGCAGACCGCCGCACGCCTCACGGCGGATACGCGCCACTCACGTGAACTGCTCACGGGCTTGCTTGCGGATCTCGGTGAAGAACCCGCGGCGGAGGAAATCTGCCGTTGGCTGGCCGAGCCGGGGCGCAGCCGGGGCAGCGTACTGCCGGTCGAAATCGAACTCGAATTGACGACGGCGGACCCACTGCCCGAGACCACGCTGCGAATCCGCGGTGAACGCGTGCCCACGCGGCACCTGGATGACCTGTCGGCGTGGGAGCGGATCGCGCGGGAACTGGGGGCCTACGATGACCGGATCGTCGTGTTCGGCGGCCATGGCGATCCGTTGCAGCACCAGGAGTTCGCCGCCGTGTGCGGCCTGACGCGCGCCGCCGGCATCTGGGGGCTTGCGGTGACGACGCCCCTCGTCGACCTGTCCGACGCCACCTGCGAGGCGCTGTTTGAACACGAGGTCGATGTCGTAGAGGTGCAGATCGACGCGCACAGCGCGGCGACGTACCGGCGCATGCATGGTCGCGACGCGTTCGCGCAGGTCATTGGGAATGTGGACCGGTTGGAACAGCGCAGGCGCCGGGAACTACGGCCAAGGCCCATCGTGCTGTGCAGTTTGACACGTTGTGCCGGTACGCTGGGCGAGCTTGAGGCATTCTACGATACCTGGGTACACGAGCTGGGTGGTGCCGTGTTGCAGGGATACAACGACTATTGTGGACGACTGCCGGCCGACACCCTGCTGCCAACTACCCCCCTGGTTCGCGGACCGTGCCGCCGGCTCGACCGCCGGCTGCTCCTGCTGGCCGACGGGCGGGTGGCGCGGTGTGGGCAGGACGTGGATGGTGAATATTCGCTTGGAGCTTGGCGGACGGAAAGTCTCGCCAAGATCTGGTCGGGAGAGCGGTTGGAGCAGCTCAGGGGGGCCCATCGGGGCGGAGTACTGGAATCGCTCCCGATGTGTCAACGGTGCCAGGAATGGAATCGCCCCTGAGCCCGGGAGGGCG from Phycisphaerales bacterium encodes:
- a CDS encoding SPASM domain-containing protein; protein product: MKVIAAVFADFETAPAGGPSQLATTLGGVDTLTRTLRRVAQVQEVAARLLCVRPRDAERAAAVLAASGVADRVELFPEDTAPRPRRKLLTAARKWGLEAWRGGVLGTSWFDEFVDAQAVAQVLHKTQATAALCLDGHMPFCDPAVATGMIRHALRNPDQGKVIFTQAPPGLAGLLLRVDLLQELLENDLPVGLLLAYRPEMPTLDPIIHTSCYQLDPVIAQTAARLTADTRHSRELLTGLLADLGEEPAAEEICRWLAEPGRSRGSVLPVEIELELTTADPLPETTLRIRGERVPTRHLDDLSAWERIARELGAYDDRIVVFGGHGDPLQHQEFAAVCGLTRAAGIWGLAVTTPLVDLSDATCEALFEHEVDVVEVQIDAHSAATYRRMHGRDAFAQVIGNVDRLEQRRRRELRPRPIVLCSLTRCAGTLGELEAFYDTWVHELGGAVLQGYNDYCGRLPADTLLPTTPLVRGPCRRLDRRLLLLADGRVARCGQDVDGEYSLGAWRTESLAKIWSGERLEQLRGAHRGGVLESLPMCQRCQEWNRP